Proteins encoded in a region of the Brevefilum fermentans genome:
- a CDS encoding glycoside hydrolase family 1 protein, with protein MVKGTYYFTKGFMWGTATAAHQVEGHNTNNTWFAWEQEESRILNRDRSGLACDWWGGRWREDFDRAQASAQNAHRLSIEWSRIQPAPDRWDENALDRYREMLIGLQDRKMTPMVTLHHFSEPLWVAEMGGWENEEIIELFTKFVEKTVAALKPYCHLWVTINEPNVFAFNAYIDGVFPPGKQDVKIALDVLRHMVLAHARAYHVIHELQPEARVGTAINYRGFKPASQWPWDRWMAKLHHHLFNNVFVQALHTGTFKALGKKQKLDRVSGTQDFLGLNYYTGEYVRFNPFAPDQFFARRFFRPDSLLSETGFIAHDPQGLVECVKWGNQFGVPMIITENGVEDREDVLRPRYLVEHLHALWRVINDNYPVEGYFYWTLVDNFEWERGWSQRFGLWELNQKTQARVRRPSAELYEEICRINGISSEVTARYAPEAMQTLFP; from the coding sequence ATGGTAAAGGGCACTTATTATTTCACAAAGGGCTTTATGTGGGGCACCGCTACGGCAGCGCACCAGGTTGAAGGACATAACACGAACAATACCTGGTTTGCCTGGGAGCAGGAAGAAAGCCGGATTCTAAATCGTGACCGATCTGGTTTGGCTTGTGATTGGTGGGGCGGACGCTGGCGTGAAGACTTTGATCGTGCCCAGGCGAGCGCACAGAACGCGCACCGGTTGTCGATCGAATGGAGTCGCATTCAACCGGCGCCGGATCGCTGGGATGAAAACGCGCTGGACCGTTACCGTGAGATGTTGATCGGCTTGCAAGACCGTAAGATGACGCCTATGGTGACCTTGCATCACTTTAGCGAACCTTTATGGGTGGCAGAGATGGGCGGATGGGAGAACGAGGAAATCATCGAGCTGTTTACAAAATTTGTCGAAAAAACGGTCGCCGCACTCAAGCCCTACTGCCATTTGTGGGTGACCATTAACGAGCCCAATGTGTTTGCCTTCAACGCTTATATCGATGGCGTTTTCCCGCCCGGAAAGCAGGATGTAAAAATCGCGCTGGATGTGCTGCGACATATGGTCCTGGCGCATGCTCGAGCCTACCATGTGATTCACGAACTGCAACCCGAGGCGCGGGTTGGAACTGCGATCAATTACCGGGGTTTCAAACCTGCCAGCCAATGGCCCTGGGATCGCTGGATGGCAAAACTTCACCACCACCTGTTCAACAATGTGTTTGTTCAGGCACTGCATACGGGCACGTTCAAGGCTCTGGGCAAAAAGCAAAAATTAGACCGGGTTTCCGGAACACAGGATTTTTTGGGTTTGAACTATTACACCGGCGAGTATGTACGGTTTAATCCATTTGCGCCCGATCAGTTTTTTGCACGCCGCTTTTTCCGCCCAGATTCCCTGCTGAGTGAAACCGGGTTCATCGCGCACGATCCGCAAGGTCTGGTTGAGTGCGTGAAGTGGGGAAATCAATTCGGGGTGCCGATGATTATCACTGAAAATGGGGTTGAGGATCGCGAAGATGTGCTGCGCCCGCGTTATCTTGTGGAGCACTTGCATGCCTTGTGGCGGGTGATCAACGACAATTACCCGGTAGAGGGATATTTTTACTGGACGCTGGTGGATAATTTCGAATGGGAACGTGGCTGGTCTCAGCGGTTTGGCCTGTGGGAACTGAATCAGAAGACCCAGGCGCGGGTGCGCCGTCCCAGTGCTGAACTCTACGAAGAAATTTGCCGCATCAATGGGATTTCTTCTGAGGTCACAGCCAGGTATGCTCCTGAGGCTATGCAGACGCTGTTCCCATGA
- a CDS encoding DegV family protein — protein MKKVAIITDSTAYLPEYLVDELGIHVIPLTLLWGEDVYRDGVDIRSEEFYARLAEANVLPTTSQPSVGEFTSLFSRLLDEDYAVLAMLISSGISGTVDSALQARDAFPGAPITVVDSHLVAMPLGFMVMKVARAAQAGASLEECQALAEAVYSKIGVYFMVDDLKYLHMGGRINTAKRLLGSALDLKPIMELKDGKIELVESVRSRKKALARMLDLVERDIAGSEGVRIAAFHAAAEEEAQALLVQAVERFNPIETVTTFVSPVIGAHTGPGTVSIAYQME, from the coding sequence ATGAAAAAGGTTGCAATTATCACGGATAGTACCGCTTATTTGCCAGAATATTTGGTTGATGAATTGGGTATTCACGTCATTCCCCTGACCCTGCTGTGGGGCGAGGATGTGTACCGGGATGGGGTTGATATTCGCTCGGAGGAATTTTACGCGCGCCTGGCTGAGGCAAACGTCCTCCCCACTACCAGCCAGCCGTCGGTGGGTGAGTTTACCAGCCTGTTTTCACGCCTGTTGGACGAGGACTACGCCGTCCTGGCGATGCTGATTTCGAGCGGGATTTCAGGCACAGTCGATTCTGCTCTGCAGGCTCGCGATGCTTTTCCTGGTGCCCCGATAACGGTCGTTGATTCCCATCTGGTGGCGATGCCACTGGGATTTATGGTGATGAAGGTGGCCCGAGCTGCGCAAGCGGGCGCCAGTCTGGAGGAATGCCAGGCGCTGGCAGAGGCAGTGTATTCCAAAATCGGGGTCTATTTCATGGTTGACGACCTCAAATACCTCCATATGGGCGGTCGCATCAATACAGCCAAACGTTTGCTGGGTTCTGCGCTGGATCTCAAACCGATCATGGAACTCAAGGATGGAAAAATTGAGCTGGTGGAATCCGTGCGCTCGCGAAAAAAGGCGTTAGCCCGGATGCTGGACCTGGTGGAACGGGATATCGCGGGCAGCGAGGGCGTACGCATCGCGGCTTTTCATGCCGCGGCAGAAGAAGAAGCCCAGGCGCTGTTGGTCCAGGCGGTTGAACGTTTTAATCCGATTGAGACCGTCACCACCTTCGTCAGCCCGGTCATTGGGGCGCATACCGGACCCGGGACTGTCAGCATCGCTTACCAGATGGAATGA
- a CDS encoding YdcF family protein: MFVYLSKLLPLFIFPLGLASLFIILALIVNKRKRLQRGLMIVSLIILWLAGNRWVSYGLARSLEWRNLPLQNIPAADAIVLLGGGTEPGDPPRSMVEVNSAGDRVLYAAYLYQQGAAPVILVSGGNLGYVSARNSTPAEDMTELLILMGVPESAIWQQPDSQNTYEDALYSSKILAENKITEVILVTSAQHMPRSKALFEKQGITVIPAPADFTVTEHNWHATFKPNLGEFVIYIFPSASALSLTTNVIKEYLGMLIYSLRGWI, translated from the coding sequence ATGTTCGTTTACCTTAGCAAATTGCTCCCGCTCTTCATCTTCCCCCTGGGTTTAGCCTCGTTGTTCATCATCCTGGCGCTGATCGTCAATAAACGGAAACGTTTACAGCGCGGGTTAATGATCGTCTCGTTGATCATCCTGTGGCTGGCAGGCAATCGCTGGGTCAGCTATGGTCTGGCGCGTTCACTGGAATGGCGCAACCTGCCCTTGCAGAACATCCCCGCTGCAGATGCGATCGTTCTGCTGGGCGGCGGAACTGAACCAGGTGATCCACCGCGATCCATGGTTGAGGTGAATTCCGCCGGCGACCGGGTGCTGTATGCAGCCTATCTCTACCAGCAGGGCGCTGCGCCGGTAATCCTGGTGAGCGGCGGAAATCTGGGGTACGTTTCAGCCAGGAATTCCACTCCAGCCGAGGATATGACCGAGTTGCTGATCTTGATGGGCGTACCGGAAAGCGCCATCTGGCAGCAACCCGATTCTCAGAACACCTACGAGGATGCTCTGTACTCCTCCAAAATCCTGGCTGAAAACAAGATCACCGAGGTCATCCTTGTCACCTCGGCACAACACATGCCGCGCTCAAAAGCGCTTTTTGAAAAACAGGGGATCACAGTCATCCCGGCTCCAGCGGACTTTACCGTCACCGAGCACAATTGGCATGCTACGTTTAAACCCAACCTGGGCGAATTCGTAATTTACATTTTTCCCAGCGCCAGCGCGCTGAGCCTGACAACCAACGTGATTAAAGAATACCTGGGAATGCTCATTTACAGCCTGCGCGGCTGGATCTAA
- a CDS encoding polysaccharide deacetylase family protein, with product MIKKQSKINSVRRTLPVCFLLLVLILSGCHMPTHAPEHIPTLPIVEVPGSNPAMPVPTLPAFTPTPTTPPERIQLTATVWESLPRAPVLMYHRFDPRAGAFSSRYVTSLTDFDQHLYALHEAGFSLVSLDSWLRGVIHLQEGRRPLIITIDDLFYADQISLDDAGNPALYSGLGRLWSFSQEYPDFNFAAALFFNLGDKGYLNDYTNGVFSIKEGWREARARAIAWCIENGATPMNHLYEHPFLNRISPSEIQYQLEENDRALRQALTSINREDLIPGLPNVIALPYVVWPETDAGKQVLYNYTNPEGAPVAAIIEGDYDGGTRLAQAPFADDYSRWHIPRITASSSAIEGIISRKDDIPAAKACDLGEVWLNPHLLPEAISTAILARVMEGSCPDGYYIVHQWVFFVQENEVIQFSP from the coding sequence ATGATTAAAAAGCAAAGTAAAATCAATAGTGTGCGTCGGACGTTGCCAGTTTGCTTCTTGCTGCTTGTATTGATCCTGTCGGGGTGTCATATGCCCACCCACGCGCCGGAACATATCCCAACCCTTCCCATTGTGGAAGTGCCTGGTAGCAACCCCGCAATGCCCGTACCCACGCTGCCTGCCTTCACCCCTACCCCCACAACTCCGCCAGAACGCATCCAGCTCACCGCCACGGTATGGGAAAGTTTGCCCCGCGCGCCCGTTTTGATGTATCACCGCTTTGACCCACGCGCAGGCGCGTTTTCATCGCGCTATGTAACCAGCCTGACCGATTTTGACCAGCACCTGTACGCCCTGCACGAGGCGGGCTTTTCCCTGGTTTCGCTTGATTCCTGGCTGCGGGGTGTGATCCACCTGCAGGAAGGTCGGCGACCTTTGATCATCACCATTGACGATCTGTTTTATGCTGATCAAATCTCACTGGACGATGCGGGTAACCCCGCCCTCTATTCGGGTCTCGGTCGCTTGTGGTCCTTTTCCCAAGAGTATCCAGATTTCAATTTCGCAGCAGCCCTGTTTTTCAACCTGGGCGATAAAGGCTATTTAAACGACTATACAAATGGCGTTTTCAGCATTAAAGAAGGCTGGCGCGAAGCACGCGCCCGGGCGATCGCCTGGTGCATCGAAAACGGCGCTACGCCGATGAACCATTTATATGAACACCCTTTTCTAAACCGGATCTCCCCGTCTGAAATTCAATATCAACTGGAGGAAAACGACCGGGCTCTGCGCCAGGCTCTGACATCCATCAACAGGGAAGACCTGATCCCCGGTTTACCCAATGTCATCGCACTGCCATATGTGGTTTGGCCCGAAACCGATGCAGGCAAACAGGTACTTTATAATTACACCAACCCCGAAGGCGCTCCGGTCGCAGCCATTATCGAGGGCGACTATGATGGTGGCACACGGCTGGCCCAGGCGCCCTTTGCCGATGATTATTCCCGCTGGCATATTCCACGCATCACGGCCTCATCCAGCGCAATTGAAGGCATCATCAGCAGAAAAGATGACATACCAGCCGCAAAAGCCTGCGATTTGGGAGAAGTATGGCTCAACCCGCATCTGCTGCCAGAAGCCATCTCAACCGCAATCCTCGCCCGGGTTATGGAAGGCTCCTGCCCCGATGGTTATTATATTGTGCACCAATGGGTGTTTTTCGTCCAGGAAAATGAGGTGATCCAGTTTTCGCCGTAA
- a CDS encoding DUF362 domain-containing protein — translation MATPIWFVNLLKKSFGLRYFGAEMTKWPLIGRVMERALFNGHRSGDALFYLPKDRVIINEAIDTQRNIVAPSEVVEHFINESKYIFLMNSCICREAANCQDYDPNLGCIFLGEAVLGINPKLGRLVDKETALAHLERTREAGLVHLIGRDKIDAVWMGVRPYTKLMTICNCCPCCCLFRFLPYLAPKLQQKIERMPGVVVEVTDDCVGCGVCADGVCFVNAITIENGRARISDDCRGCSNCVEACPQGAIRVVIESSDYIENAIRRLSEAVDVG, via the coding sequence ATGGCCACACCGATATGGTTTGTAAATTTATTGAAGAAGAGTTTTGGTCTGCGGTATTTTGGCGCGGAGATGACCAAATGGCCCCTGATCGGCCGGGTGATGGAACGCGCCCTGTTTAACGGTCATCGCAGTGGGGACGCTTTGTTCTATTTGCCCAAGGACCGGGTGATCATCAATGAAGCGATTGATACTCAGAGAAATATCGTTGCCCCTTCTGAAGTGGTAGAACACTTCATTAATGAATCGAAATATATCTTCTTGATGAATTCTTGCATCTGCCGTGAGGCAGCCAATTGCCAGGATTACGATCCCAATCTGGGATGCATCTTCCTGGGTGAGGCGGTTCTGGGAATAAACCCGAAACTGGGTCGCCTGGTGGATAAAGAAACCGCACTGGCGCATCTTGAACGCACTCGCGAGGCCGGACTGGTGCACCTGATCGGTCGGGACAAGATCGACGCGGTCTGGATGGGCGTTAGGCCCTATACCAAGTTGATGACCATCTGTAATTGCTGCCCGTGTTGTTGCTTGTTCCGTTTTTTACCATACCTGGCGCCCAAGCTACAACAAAAAATCGAACGTATGCCGGGAGTTGTCGTTGAGGTCACCGATGACTGCGTCGGGTGTGGGGTGTGCGCAGATGGCGTGTGCTTTGTGAATGCAATCACCATCGAAAACGGGCGCGCCCGGATCAGCGATGATTGCCGAGGGTGCAGCAATTGTGTGGAAGCCTGTCCACAGGGCGCAATTCGAGTGGTGATTGAAAGCAGTGATTATATTGAAAACGCCATCAGGCGTCTGTCAGAAGCAGTTGACGTAGGGTAA
- a CDS encoding isochorismatase family protein → MLNTEESVLVLVDFQERLAEIVLRRELVVPNALRLIKGCQALGVPILPTLQVPEKLGPMPPELVEVLGDVKVISKAVFSALREPDFLLALRQSGRNQVLLTGIEAHVCVLQTGLDLLDAGYQVHAISDAVFSRTAENQQVALARLHDAGATVSSVEIALFELIRTSTHPQFKTISTLIK, encoded by the coding sequence ATGTTGAACACTGAAGAATCCGTGCTGGTCCTGGTTGATTTCCAAGAGCGGCTGGCAGAGATTGTTCTCCGGCGAGAGCTGGTTGTACCCAATGCTCTGCGGTTAATCAAAGGCTGCCAGGCGCTGGGAGTGCCAATTTTACCCACCTTACAGGTGCCTGAAAAACTGGGTCCCATGCCGCCAGAACTGGTCGAGGTGTTGGGCGATGTAAAGGTGATTTCCAAAGCGGTATTCAGCGCCCTGCGAGAACCTGATTTCCTGCTGGCTTTACGTCAAAGCGGGCGCAACCAGGTGCTGTTGACGGGTATTGAAGCGCATGTTTGCGTATTGCAAACCGGGTTAGATCTGCTGGATGCGGGTTACCAGGTGCACGCCATCAGCGACGCTGTGTTTTCGCGCACGGCGGAGAACCAACAAGTGGCGCTGGCGCGCCTGCATGATGCCGGTGCGACGGTGAGCAGTGTGGAAATCGCGCTGTTTGAGTTGATCCGCACGTCGACCCATCCGCAATTCAAGACGATTTCCACATTGATTAAATAA
- a CDS encoding catalase gives MEEKKKKLTTAAGAPVPENDNAMTAGPRGPMLLQDVWYMEKLAHFDREVIPERRMHAKGSGAFGTFTVTNDITQYTRAAIFSKVGKQTECFVRFSTVAGERGAADAERDIRGFAMKFYTEEGNWDLVGNNTPVFFLRDPHKFPDLNRAVKRDPETNLRSAENNWDFWTSLPEALHQITITMSDRGIPLSYRHMHGFGSHTFSMINANKERVWVKFHLHTQQGIKNLTDQEAAELVGCDRESHQRDLFNSIAQGDFPRWTMYIQVMTEEQAKKMPYNPFDLTKVWYQSEFPLIEVGVLELNRNPENYYQDVEQAAFNPAAVVPGIGFSPDKMLQGRLFAYGDAQRYRLGVNHHQIPVNSPKNANAHPSHRDGQMRVDGNAGATLGYSPNSFGEWNAQPEFKEPPLELSGAADNWDFRADDDDYYTQPGKLFRLMTPEQQQVLFENTARNMGDCSEFIKIRHISNCLKADPAYGKGVADALGISLDKVK, from the coding sequence ATGGAAGAAAAAAAGAAAAAATTAACGACAGCTGCCGGCGCACCTGTTCCAGAAAATGACAATGCAATGACCGCAGGTCCACGCGGACCCATGCTGTTACAGGATGTCTGGTACATGGAAAAGTTGGCACATTTTGACCGTGAAGTGATCCCCGAGAGGCGCATGCACGCAAAGGGCTCCGGCGCCTTCGGCACCTTTACTGTCACCAATGACATCACCCAATACACCCGGGCGGCGATCTTCTCCAAGGTCGGCAAGCAGACCGAGTGTTTTGTGCGCTTCTCTACCGTGGCAGGTGAGCGCGGCGCTGCTGATGCAGAGCGCGATATTCGCGGGTTTGCTATGAAGTTTTACACCGAAGAAGGCAACTGGGACCTGGTGGGAAACAACACGCCGGTCTTTTTCCTGCGTGATCCGCATAAATTCCCGGATTTAAACCGCGCGGTCAAACGCGATCCTGAGACCAACCTGCGCTCAGCTGAAAACAACTGGGACTTTTGGACCAGCTTGCCGGAAGCGCTGCACCAGATCACCATCACCATGAGTGATCGCGGAATCCCCCTTTCCTACCGCCATATGCACGGCTTTGGCAGTCACACCTTCAGCATGATCAACGCCAACAAAGAGCGGGTTTGGGTGAAATTTCACCTCCACACCCAGCAGGGCATCAAGAACCTGACCGATCAAGAGGCTGCAGAGCTGGTCGGTTGTGACCGTGAGAGCCACCAGCGCGATCTGTTTAACAGCATTGCACAGGGCGACTTTCCCCGCTGGACAATGTACATCCAGGTCATGACGGAAGAACAGGCGAAGAAAATGCCTTATAACCCCTTCGACCTGACCAAAGTCTGGTATCAGAGCGAATTTCCCCTGATCGAGGTCGGTGTGTTGGAGTTAAATCGCAATCCTGAGAATTACTACCAGGATGTGGAACAAGCCGCTTTCAACCCGGCAGCGGTCGTCCCCGGTATCGGCTTTTCGCCTGACAAGATGCTGCAGGGCCGGTTGTTTGCCTATGGGGATGCGCAGCGCTATCGCCTGGGTGTCAACCACCACCAGATCCCGGTTAACAGCCCTAAAAATGCCAACGCCCACCCCTCTCACCGCGACGGTCAGATGCGCGTGGACGGCAATGCTGGCGCCACCCTCGGTTATTCCCCCAACAGCTTTGGCGAGTGGAATGCACAGCCCGAATTTAAAGAGCCCCCATTGGAATTGAGCGGCGCTGCTGACAACTGGGACTTTCGTGCTGATGATGACGACTATTACACCCAGCCCGGCAAGCTCTTCCGCCTGATGACCCCCGAACAACAACAGGTGCTGTTTGAGAATACCGCCCGCAACATGGGCGATTGCTCTGAATTCATCAAAATCCGCCACATCAGCAATTGCCTGAAGGCTGACCCCGCCTACGGCAAAGGCGTGGCTGACGCCCTGGGCATTTCACTGGACAAGGTGAAATAA
- a CDS encoding Fur family transcriptional regulator: MSSNLKQRLNRRGIRPTIQRIKVLEYLFHSQTHPTVDEIFTDLSQEIPTISKATIYNTLHRFIDAGIVRKIPSDTDAQHYEIVIKDHGHFKCLACGKIFDFAIDYDHLEVDGLEGFIIEKKDVCYSGICPGCQLNSLQN, from the coding sequence ATGTCATCGAATCTAAAACAAAGACTTAATCGCAGGGGGATTCGCCCCACCATTCAGCGCATTAAAGTCCTGGAATACCTCTTTCATTCCCAAACCCATCCTACAGTAGATGAAATTTTCACGGATCTGAGCCAGGAAATCCCCACAATTTCAAAAGCGACCATTTACAACACCCTGCACCGGTTTATTGACGCTGGAATTGTACGGAAAATTCCCAGTGATACCGATGCTCAACACTACGAAATTGTGATTAAAGACCACGGACACTTTAAATGCCTTGCCTGCGGGAAAATCTTTGATTTCGCCATCGATTATGATCATCTGGAGGTTGATGGATTAGAAGGATTTATTATCGAGAAAAAAGATGTTTGCTATTCAGGGATTTGTCCTGGTTGTCAATTAAATTCACTACAAAATTAA
- a CDS encoding Gfo/Idh/MocA family protein gives MSKPISILLFGAGNRGADAYGPYALRHPDQVQFTAVAEPDPGRRARFAAAHHIPPERQFTGWEEALQVGKIADAVLNATQDEDHHNSTVSALDAGYNMLLEKPMATSLGETVHIVRTARETGRLLMVCHVLRYTDFFQKVKAIFDSGCLGQIVHIAHSENVAYYHMAHSFVRGNWRNIIDSAPMILAKCCHDLDLLYWFTGEKATWLSSAGDLRHFKSECAPHGAPDRCTDGCLVSESCPFFAPRIYLENYPIKVAVTEAKNPILRTIGLLAISHPRLADALGAIIPPIRTLTRYSGWPRNTITPEPTSDEAVLHALQTGPYGRCVYHCDNNVVDHQVVNLIYPSGITATLTMHGHSHEEGRTLRVDGSQATLLGKFTYSQAWLEIHPHGPGETQRFSFPTTVDSASGHGGGDTGIMRAFVQALRGQSPPLTSAHDALESHLLGFAAEASRLGEVAVDLRSFRADTLKDA, from the coding sequence ATGAGTAAACCGATTAGCATCCTTCTCTTCGGCGCCGGTAATCGCGGCGCAGATGCCTATGGGCCTTACGCACTGAGACATCCCGACCAGGTCCAATTTACAGCCGTAGCCGAGCCCGATCCTGGACGCCGGGCGCGCTTTGCTGCTGCTCACCACATCCCGCCTGAGCGCCAGTTTACCGGCTGGGAAGAAGCGCTACAGGTCGGGAAAATTGCCGATGCGGTTCTCAACGCCACCCAGGACGAAGACCACCATAATTCGACCGTCAGTGCCCTGGATGCAGGCTATAACATGCTGCTGGAAAAGCCCATGGCGACCAGCCTGGGTGAGACGGTCCACATCGTCCGCACGGCCCGGGAGACCGGTCGCCTCCTGATGGTGTGCCACGTGCTGCGCTACACCGATTTCTTCCAGAAGGTGAAAGCCATTTTCGATTCCGGCTGTTTGGGGCAGATTGTGCACATCGCCCACAGCGAGAATGTCGCTTACTACCACATGGCGCATAGTTTTGTGCGCGGCAACTGGCGCAACATTATCGACAGCGCCCCCATGATCCTGGCCAAGTGCTGCCATGACCTGGACCTGCTGTACTGGTTCACGGGTGAAAAAGCCACCTGGCTCAGTTCGGCTGGAGACCTGCGCCACTTTAAATCTGAGTGTGCGCCTCATGGTGCGCCCGATCGCTGCACGGACGGTTGCCTCGTTTCAGAAAGCTGCCCATTCTTTGCGCCCCGCATCTATTTAGAAAACTACCCGATAAAAGTTGCCGTAACCGAGGCGAAAAACCCCATTCTGAGGACCATCGGTTTGCTGGCAATTTCCCACCCACGGTTGGCGGATGCGCTGGGCGCGATCATCCCGCCGATACGCACATTGACCCGTTACAGTGGTTGGCCGCGCAACACCATCACCCCCGAACCAACCAGCGATGAGGCAGTTCTGCACGCCCTGCAAACCGGCCCCTATGGGCGCTGTGTATACCACTGTGACAACAACGTTGTCGATCACCAGGTTGTCAACCTGATCTATCCCAGCGGGATCACCGCCACCCTGACCATGCACGGGCACTCCCACGAAGAGGGGCGCACCCTGCGCGTGGATGGCTCCCAAGCCACGCTGCTGGGCAAGTTCACCTATAGCCAAGCCTGGCTGGAAATTCACCCCCACGGGCCCGGTGAGACCCAGCGCTTCTCCTTCCCTACTACCGTCGACAGTGCTTCGGGTCATGGCGGCGGTGATACAGGCATCATGCGCGCCTTTGTACAGGCGCTGCGCGGCCAGAGCCCGCCGTTAACCAGCGCCCATGACGCCCTGGAAAGTCACCTGCTGGGCTTCGCGGCAGAAGCCTCTCGTTTGGGCGAAGTCGCAGTCGATCTGCGCAGTTTTCGTGCAGATACATTGAAAGATGCCTGA
- a CDS encoding GNAT family N-acetyltransferase translates to MEDVELLKIEEAALNAWPAPLQMLYDGWVLRFTGGHSKRVNSVNPLYASRLPLDEKIKTCERVYARLGLPCLFRVPEPVADSPLTDALTASGYTSFDPTLVLGRRLEKGRGPDADVTILEMSHEDWFQMRAHFISVSDEDLQAHRTILQCIVPEMRLLGLFVNGQPVACGMGVVEGALLGFFSIYTDKDWRRKGCAGMIMSALTDWGLEHGATYGYLQVEGDNDPALAFYQKLGFARCYDYIYYQNPASEGQAKDGFHKIRACSPKKGKDKGNKTETMSVNSV, encoded by the coding sequence ATGGAAGACGTTGAACTTCTTAAAATCGAAGAAGCGGCGTTGAACGCCTGGCCAGCGCCCCTGCAGATGCTGTACGACGGATGGGTGCTGCGTTTTACGGGCGGTCATTCCAAGCGCGTTAATTCGGTCAACCCGCTGTATGCGTCCAGGCTGCCGTTGGATGAAAAGATCAAAACCTGCGAGCGGGTCTATGCCCGCCTGGGACTGCCGTGCCTGTTTCGCGTGCCTGAACCTGTTGCCGACTCACCGCTCACCGATGCATTAACCGCCTCGGGCTACACGTCTTTTGACCCGACGCTCGTGCTGGGACGCCGGTTGGAAAAAGGGCGTGGACCTGACGCGGATGTGACCATCCTGGAAATGTCCCATGAGGATTGGTTCCAGATGCGGGCGCATTTTATCAGCGTATCTGATGAGGACTTGCAGGCGCACAGGACGATTTTGCAATGTATTGTGCCCGAGATGCGATTGCTGGGTTTGTTTGTCAACGGTCAGCCGGTCGCCTGTGGGATGGGGGTCGTTGAGGGTGCTTTGCTCGGATTCTTCAGCATTTATACCGATAAGGATTGGCGGAGGAAGGGGTGTGCCGGTATGATCATGTCTGCGCTGACCGATTGGGGGCTCGAGCACGGCGCCACCTACGGGTACCTGCAGGTGGAAGGGGATAATGATCCTGCACTGGCGTTTTATCAGAAACTGGGGTTTGCGCGCTGTTATGATTATATCTATTATCAAAACCCGGCCAGTGAGGGTCAGGCGAAGGATGGTTTTCACAAAATTAGGGCGTGTTCACCCAAAAAGGGTAAGGACAAGGGGAACAAAACGGAGACTATGAGCGTCAATAGTGTATGA
- a CDS encoding META domain-containing protein — translation MKTKNMLIVLTLALTLTLAACSTHKGDIELKGTSWSLVEIHGQPILEGTTPTLIFDEEGIGGNASCNIFGGNYTLDKGKLTFDQLFNTEMYCEGAMDQETAYINALQEVVGFKIENGNLQLLDTDGQVILAFAPQK, via the coding sequence ATGAAAACTAAAAATATGCTGATAGTTCTAACCCTGGCGCTGACCCTTACCCTGGCAGCCTGCAGCACCCATAAAGGAGACATTGAACTGAAGGGCACATCCTGGTCACTGGTTGAAATCCATGGACAGCCCATATTAGAGGGCACAACTCCGACCCTGATCTTCGATGAAGAGGGAATTGGCGGCAACGCGTCGTGCAATATATTCGGCGGTAATTACACGCTGGACAAAGGAAAACTGACCTTTGATCAACTCTTTAACACCGAGATGTATTGTGAAGGTGCCATGGACCAGGAAACCGCTTACATCAATGCACTGCAGGAGGTCGTTGGGTTCAAGATCGAGAATGGCAACCTGCAACTCCTGGACACCGACGGACAGGTGATCCTGGCTTTTGCCCCGCAAAAATAA